A DNA window from Acidobacteriota bacterium contains the following coding sequences:
- a CDS encoding Gfo/Idh/MocA family oxidoreductase: protein MADRLTCALVGCGRISKRHIEVLTAHAGFQVIGVCDSRPDRVAAAAAASGATAFFDHMEMVKALRPDVVSVLTHSGAHARVACDVVPYAGNVVVEKPMALTLDDADRMIDTCDRAGVGLFVVQQNRYNRPVVKVKHALERGRFGKLTLGTVRVRWCRTQEYYDQDAWRGTWKDDGGVFANQASHHVDLLQWLMGPVESVQAYTATRLANIEVEDVGLAILRFRSGALGVAEATTTARPRDLEGSVSVLGEHGSVVIGGFAVNRVDTWNFSEASPDDERPDEWSQNPPTVYGFGHMAFYSDVLECIREKRRAMLDGLEGRKSLELVIAIYQASATKHEVRLRYVPEGVPLGVGY from the coding sequence ATGGCGGATCGGCTGACGTGTGCGCTCGTTGGGTGCGGGCGCATCTCCAAGCGCCATATTGAGGTGTTGACCGCGCATGCCGGATTTCAGGTTATCGGCGTGTGCGACTCGCGTCCCGACCGAGTGGCGGCGGCCGCTGCTGCAAGCGGAGCGACGGCTTTTTTCGATCACATGGAGATGGTTAAGGCGCTCCGGCCCGACGTCGTGTCTGTGCTGACGCACTCGGGCGCCCATGCGCGGGTGGCGTGCGATGTCGTGCCTTATGCGGGCAACGTCGTCGTCGAGAAGCCGATGGCGCTGACTCTCGACGATGCCGATCGAATGATCGACACGTGCGACAGAGCCGGCGTTGGGCTGTTCGTCGTGCAGCAGAACCGCTACAACCGTCCGGTGGTGAAGGTGAAGCATGCGCTCGAACGCGGCCGCTTCGGGAAGCTCACGCTCGGAACGGTTCGTGTTCGTTGGTGTCGGACGCAGGAGTACTACGACCAGGACGCGTGGCGCGGCACGTGGAAGGACGACGGGGGCGTGTTCGCGAACCAGGCGAGCCATCATGTGGACCTGTTGCAGTGGCTCATGGGACCCGTCGAGAGCGTTCAGGCCTACACGGCGACCCGACTCGCCAACATAGAGGTCGAGGACGTTGGGCTTGCGATCCTGCGGTTCCGGAGCGGTGCGCTTGGCGTCGCCGAAGCGACGACGACCGCGAGGCCACGGGATCTGGAGGGCAGCGTGTCGGTGCTTGGTGAGCACGGGTCGGTGGTCATTGGTGGTTTCGCCGTCAACCGGGTCGACACATGGAACTTCTCAGAAGCCAGTCCCGACGACGAGCGGCCTGACGAGTGGTCGCAGAATCCACCGACAGTGTACGGCTTCGGTCACATGGCGTTCTACAGCGACGTCCTGGAATGCATTCGCGAGAAGCGACGGGCAATGTTGGATGGTCTAGAAGGAAGAAAGTCGCTCGAACTCGTCATCGCCATCTATCAGGCCTCCGCCACCAAGCACGAAGTGCGGCTCCGATACGTACCCGAGGGTGTGCCTCTCGGCGTAGGGTACTGA